Part of the Labilibaculum antarcticum genome, CCAACTTTGTTCATACATAATAAGTGGTGGTGTTGATGAAATAATGCGGTGTAAAGTTTTTTTATTAAATAATTATTGTTTAGCTTCATTGCGTTTTTGTTAAATAGTTGTTCCCGGCCGGGGCAGTGCAATCAAAACAAAATTTGTGTGGGAGAATTGGTGAGGAAAGATAATATTCACTTTTTTAAAACTATTATTAATGTCAGAATTACAAAACTATCAGGATTCATTAGAAGAAATTCAAGCTGTTACCCGCGAGGCAGTAAAACATTGTAATCTTCCTTTCGAAATCTTTATTCACGAAGCCAAAAAGGTATGCAACATAGCCGAAGAGGACATTGCTGTTTTGGCGCCTTTGGGATTGCAACAAGAAAAAATTGAGCGTTGCAATGTATTAACAGGCGCTTTGCTTACGGCTGAACTGAATTGGGAGAATCAGAATACCGAGCGCAAGGAGGCTATGGCAAAATGGAAAGCCGATGCTCCTAAAATGAACGAACAAATTAGTGATATGTACGCCACCATGAGGTTTGCCTACCGGAACAACCAGCGTTTGCTGGCAATTTTGGATACAATTAGCGAGGGAGACTCGAATGCCGATGCAGTGATGGATTTGGCGCGTTTGGGTTCGCTGGCAAAAGAGAATCCGGAGCCTTTGCAAGCGATTAGTTACGATATGGAGCAGTGCAATACTGCTCTTACTGAAGCGGAACGCATGAGTGCCTTATTGGCCGAGGTAAATGGCAATATGTATGTCGACGATGAGAAAAAGGTAATCCGCGACAAAGCCTACACTCTTGTAAAAGTTTTGGTTGACGAAATAAGAGAATATGGAAAATTTGCTTTTCGCAAAGACGAGGATCATGTGCGTTTGTATGCCAGTAAATACCAGCGCGACCGGAAAGCGGAATATCGCAGAACAAAAATTGAGAACGAGGTGGATGCTGAACAGGCTTAATTGAAAGGCATGTAGCTGTTTACGAAATAGTGGTTTGGTCCACACCATGGGGAATCTGTTCGGGTTCCCTTTTTTAATGCCTTCCTCCCAAACTTCACTGTCTCCTGACTCAAAATGAATACTGGATTTCTGTCCGGGATGATCTGGAACGTGTCCCTGAAACAGTACCTCCTGTCCGGGAAAGACTCCCAGCTTGTCCGTGAAACCGTAATTCATGTCCGTGAAGCCCTGACTCCTGTCCGGGAAGCTCTCATTCTTGTCCGGGAAATACTCACTCCTGTCCGGGGGGTTGTCATTCAGGATGTTACAAAAAACGAATTAGTTAGATGAGTGTCTTCTCCTGAAATCCATAAAGGACAATATTTTAATATGGAGTTCTACTTCAGTAAACCTAACAGCGTGTTTAGGCCTGAAAGCGTCTGTGTCAATTCTAAACAAATAACCATCAAGTCTTATGGTCTCGAAATTACAGTGCTTACTGATTGGAAATAAACTGTTTATTTGGTGTTTCTGCATAAATGCTCTAAATTTAGTATCGAGCCTATAAAAGTCAATATGAAAGGGAGAAAAACAGTCTTTGAGAATGAAAAGTTAACTTTTCAAGAAATTGAAAAATCTACTTCTGCTGCACTTGTTTGCGATGGTACCCAAATACACAATGCAAATAAGGCTGCAGTCAAACTTCTTGAATCCGAATCTGTTGATCAATTGGTGAACGCCAATTTTCTCGATCTGTCTTCCCCCATACAAGCAAACGGAAAAATATCGGAGGAATTATTTACATGCAGGCAAAAGGATGCCTGCGAAAAAGGAATTGTCAATTTTGAATGGATCGTAAAAACGGCAAAAGGAAGACTTCGACCCATTGGGATAACGCTTATTCCGCTCGAATTTTCCGGTGATAAAATGTTCTGTATTTATATGAATGATTCAGCCTTAGTAAATGATATAGAAGCAAAAGAGGCTCAGGAATACCCTTTTGATCGATTTATTTTTAATATTCAGGATATTGCCGTTGTTGGCTATGATAAAAACAGAAAAATAACCTACTGGAACAAAACGAGCGAGAAAAATTATGGTTACACAAAGGAGGAAGCCGTAGGTAAATATCTGGAAGATTTAATTATCCCCGATCAAACGAAGGCAGATTTTATAAGTGCTGTTGTTAATTTCTATGAGAGCAACATATCCATTCCCAGTGCCGAAATTATCTTAAAGAGTAAGGCTGGTTTACCTGTTTATGCCTTCGCGAGTTATGCAATGTTGAAAAATAGGGAGGGTGAAAATGAAGTGTACTGCATCAATTTTGATATCTCAGGAAGGAAACGGGCAGAAAAGCTGCAGAATGTATTGCAAACCATTACCCATGCTGTTAATAGTAGCAAGAACCTCGAAAAACTAATTCAGTTGGTAAAGAGAGAGATCGGTTCTGTTATTGATGCAACTCATTTTTACATTTCTCTTTACAATTCGGAAAGTGAGACCATTGAGGTGCCCTATGTGAGAACAAGTAAAGTCAAATTCGAGTTTGTACCCTTTGGAATTACTTTAAGTTCATATGTGCTTAAGACTCAGCGGCCTTTGTTGGCGAAAAGCAGGAGGTTACTTCAGCTTTTAAAGTCAGGAGAAATTAAAATGTTGGAGCCGGGGCTTAAAGTATGGCTTGGTATTCCTTTAAAGGTGAAACAAAAATTAATTGGAGTATTGGCAATACAAAGTTTTACTGATGAAAATGCATATAGTAAAGATGATCTTAAGTTTTTGAAAGTAATTTCTCATGAGGTGAGTGTTGCTATTGAAAGAATAAAAATGGATAATGAGATTAAGGCAGCTTTAGAAAAAGCAAAGGAAAGTGATCGGTTGAAATCAGCTTTTTTAGCCAATATGAGCCACGAAATCCGCACTCCGATGAATGGTATTCTGGGCTTTTTAGAATTGTTGAAAAAACCCAATATAACCAAGGAGAATATTCAACGCTATACTCAAATTATGGATCAGAGTGGGCAAAGGCTTCTTGAAACCATAAACGACATCCTTGATATTTCAAGAATTGAAGCGGGTCAGGTAAAGTCAGATCTTAAGGAAATGAATGTTAACAAAATACTGGATGAGTTATTTGCGTTTTTCGAGGAGCAAACTTCAAGTAAAAATGTGAATTTGAAATTGCATAAAGGAATTCCCGGTAGCGATTTTATCATCATTTCCGATCAGGTGAAAATTGAATCGATACTAACAAATTTGATTAAAAATGCCATTAAATTTACCGATTCGGGTAAGATAGAGATGGGCTACAGAATAGAGAATTGTGAACTTGTCTTTTTTGTTATCGACACAGGTGTTGGAATTGAGGAAGAGAGCTTGAGTCTTATTTTCAATCGTTTTGAGCAAATCGCCGGCAACATCAAAAAAGTACAGCAAGGTTCAGGATTGGGATTAGCCATTTCTAAATCGTATGTAGATATGCTAAAGGGGAAGATGTGGGTTAACTCAAAAGTAAAGCATGGTTCGGAATTCTACTTTACGATACCCTTGCAGCTTCCGAAAAATAGGATGACCAATGGTGCTGACTATTCTGAGAAAGGCTACGTGCAGCCAAATGTACTAGTGGTTGAAAATGATCCGGAAATCACCTTATCGCTACAAGAAATTTTGGATGGTTTTGCCAAAACTGTAATTCACGTTAAAACCGGACTCGAAGCTGTTGCTAAATGCCAATATTGCCAGGCGATTGATGTGGTGCTGATAAGTGCCGATCTTCCATGTGTTGACGGTTATCAAACCGCCGGATTAATTCGTGAATTCAATACTTCTATAATCGTGTTGGCGATGATTGATGATGCAAAAGAGGGTGAACAAGACAAGGCGTTAAATTCTGGCTGTGATGGTTTTATTACCAAACCAATAAAGTCGGTTGAGGTTTTAGAATCCATCGGCGTCTTTTTTAAGAATAAAACTACGGAATAGGCGGAAATCCCCAATTGTATCAGAGCAAAAAATAGTCAGTCCCGATGTGTTGAGATGACGGTGCTTTGAATTAAGAGTATTGATTGTTTCTATAAAGATTTGAATCCTACAGATTCTGTTTTCGGTAAGCGCTAGTTAAAAGCTGGCGCCAGCAAGGGGGAACCACTGACGGGTTATTTGGTTCTGTCTTTACTTTATCATCCCTGCTTTCTCGATAAATGCCTTTGCTTTTTCTGTTTCTGGTTTGGTTATCAGGCTAACGAATACAAATATTAGGAGTGAAGCGACCATACCAATTCCTGCCTGCTGAACCGAGGCAATTTCCCATGCTGTTGGTAATTTTACGCCCAAGGCGATAAGCAGATTGTAGGTAGAAAACAGCAAACCAAATAGGATAGAGGCAGTAGCCGCTTTTGAATTTCCTCTTTTCCAAATAAAGGCAAGAATCAGTGGCACAAATGCTCCTGTTGCCAGGAAATCGGAACCAATCCAGGTGATTTTTAGAATCGAACGAATTTCAAGAGCAAGCAGCAATCCCAGAAAGGCAATGATTACGGTTGAGATTTTACCAGCCCAAACCATTTGCTCTGGCTTTGCCAATGGGCGAAATCGATTTTTGAAAATATCCACACTTAAAACCAAGGCGCCGGTATTAATCATCGAATCCATGGTCGACATAATGGCCGAGCACAAACCCAGAAACATAAAAGCCGCAAGACCAACCGGCATGTATTGAATGATGATGGCTGGTACAATTCCTCCTTCGGGCACCGAATCGAATAAACCAAGGCTAAGTACGCCGGTTAGTGTTACGATGAGGTATAAAGGAATAAAAACCACAAAAGCCAATGCCATCATCTTTTTGGCATCGGCAGGAGTCTTGGTTGCCGAAATGCGTTGCCAAATGTTGGCTTGTATCATCCACGAACAGCCAAAGGTAATAATGAATACAAAGTTGTTAGAGAGGTTGTGAAAGAAGGAAAAGAACTCCGGCTTGTCAGAGGCTATAGCAATCTCATAAACCCGCTCAAAGCCTCCTGAGTGATTGTAGGTGAAGATGAAAAGCACAATGGCCGCAATCAGTAGAAACACAAACTGAATGATGTCAGTAACTACTACACCCTTAAATCCGCCAAAGAAAGAGTAGAGAAGAACAATGCTTGTACCTGCCAAGGCTGCAATTTTGTAATCGATATCGAAAAAGGCCTGAAAGAATTTCCCGATCACCACCGCTTGTGTGGCTACTCCTAAAATCATGAAAACAAGTATGAGTATGGAGAGAAGAAGGGCAACGGATTTGTTATAGCGCAACTCCATTAATTGAGGTTGGGTAATGGTTCCTATTTTTCGAATCGCTTTCGAGAACAAGTACATTAAAAAAGTGGAGAAAAGAACCGGCATTCCATAAATCCAAAACGAGCTGACTCCTTGATTAAATCCATGATCCACCAAATCGATGGCAGATCCGCCTCCCCACCACGATGCTATGAATGTAACAGCTAAGGCCCAAAAGGGAAGTTGACGGCCGGCTAAAAAGTAATCTTCAGTATTTTTACTTGCTTTCGACCGGAGAACAATGAACATGATTCCTGAAAAATAGAGCAGTAAAAGGAGTATGGAAATTACTTGAAGATGGTTCATTTGGAGTTTGTTTAAGAAAAATAGGATAATGATTTATTTAAAGAAAAAATTCTCTAATATGTCTAATGATATTAGCGCTAAACGTTTATACCGGAACAGTATTGTCAATTTTGCTTTTGTTTAACAATTTCGCATATTTAAAACGATGTAAATATACTTTTTTTTCATTTGTATCGATTTCGGTAAAGTGTAGTGAAAAATAATATGTTAACTGCATTATGAGGTGTGAATAAATTCGCAAAAAAATAATATAAAAATGCTATGGATAGCGCGTGTTTTCTAAATAAAAGTGATAACTTTAATCAAAGCAAAATTTTTTGTTATGATAACACAAGTAAGCTAATTGCCTGAAACCCAACCCTAAAATCGTTTGTTAATGGACTACCTTAAATTTGACAAAGCTCAATTGGTAAATACAGAGTATTCTCTGAAAAAAGAATACATTCGAACCAATCGTGCAGGCTCTTTTGCCTCTTCGACTATTATTAATTGCAATACCCGCAAATATCATGGACTCTTAATATGTCCAATAGATAATTTTGGTGGTGAAAATCATGTTCTTTTATCATCCTTAGATGAGACAATAGTTCAGCATGATTCCCCTTTTCATTTGGGGATTCATAAATTTCCCGGAGAATATAGCCCGAAAGGCAATAAATATGTTCGTGAGTATTTAATGGATCCAACTCCTACAATAATTTACCGTGTAGGTGGTGTGGTGTTACGAAAAGAGTTGCTTTTGGTTGAAAAAGAGCAACGGGTTTTGGTTCGTTACACTTTACTGGAAGCAAATTCGTCAACAACTTTGCGTTTGCAGCCTTTTTTGGCATTTAGGAATATTCATTCCTTAACAAAGGCAAATCTGGATGCTAATACCCGATCCGAAGATATCAGTAATGGTATTAAAATACGTTTGTATCAGGACTTTCCATATTTATACATGCAGTCTTCGGTTGAGTCGGAGTTTGTACATGTACCGGATTGGTACTATGATATAGAGTACAAAGAGGAAAAGAAAAGAGGATATGATTACCATGAGGATCTTTTTGTTCCCGGCTATTTCGAGATGAATATTAAAAAGGGAGAATCCATTGTGTTTTCGGCCGGAACGAAAGAAATTTCGCCCAAGACACTAGCTAAACAATTCGATTCGGAGTTAAAGAAAAGAGTACGTCAAGACAGTTTTGAGAACTGTTTGGAAAATTCAGCGGTTCAATTCTTTTCAAAGAACAGTCACGGAACACGTATCATAAACGGTTTCCCTTGGTTTAGTACCAGCGAACGAAATACTTATTTATCCTTGCCAGGACTAACTTTGGCAAGAGGTGATCAGAAAACTTTTCTGGATGCGTTTGATACTGTATTTAAGAGGGTTTGCAATCGCTTTTCGAAAGATCCTGCTGTTAATGAAGGAAGATTTTCTGTTGACGTTCCATTGTGGTCATTTTGGACCCTGCAAAAATACATTGAAGCGGGAGCAGACCGAAAGGAGATTTGGAAAAAATACAGTAAAAAGATCAAGGAAATATTTCAATCCTATAAACATGGGTCTAATTTGGCTATTAAGATGCATGACAATGGATTGCTCTGGATTATGGAGCAAGGAGTAACCTGGATGAATGTTAAGCATCGTGGGGTTAGTTTGAACCGGCGAATGGGTTATGTTGTTGAGATTAATGCGCTTTGGTACAATGCAATTTGTTTTGCATTAGAAATGGCTGGGGAAGCTAAAGACACTAAGTTTGTTGCAGAATGGGCAGGTGTTAAAGAAAATTTGAAAGAATCATTTATTGATGCATTTTGGGATGAAAGTAAATCATATCTGGCGGATTATGTAGATGATACTCATAAGAGTTGGGCTGTTCGCCCCAACCAATTATTTGCAGTATCGCTTCCTTACTCCTGTCTCTCTGATAATCAGAAGAAAGCTGTGCTGGATGTGCTTGAGAACGAACTATTAACACCAAGAGGCTTACGAACACTCTCACCCAAAAATCATGAATATGAGGGAGTGATTGAAGGAAACGAAGAAAGCCGAAGTAAGGCATTTCATTATGGATCGGTTTACCCTTGGTTGATAGGGCATTTTGCTGAAGCTTATTTAAAGCTCCATAAATTGAGTGGTGAAACTAAGATTAAAAGATGGTTAGCCGTATTCGAAGATAGTTTGCTCGAGCATGGCTTGGGCACTGTATCTGAAATTTACAGCGGAAATCCGCCTCACAAGCCGAATGAGGCTACTTCTTACGGGTTAAGTGTGGCAGAAATTATTAGAGTTACTAAAATGTTTAATAAATCATCTTTAAAATAATCTGTATATGAAAGTTCTAATGTTTGGGTGGGAGTTTCCACCTCATATTTCCGGAGGGTTAGGTACTGCTTGTTACGGACTAACAAAAGGTTTGGCTAAAATTGAAGATCTGGATATTGTTTTTGTTGTTCCTAAGGCTCATGGAGATGAAGATCAGAGTACAATGAGCTTAGTTGGTGCGAATTCTGTTTCTATTCAGCAGGTTCAAACTCATATTGAAAATTTTAAGTCTCAGCATACCTATTTGGAAGTAGAATCGCAATTGATTCCCTATAATGATCCTGATGAATATTATACATTTAGGAGCCAGGATTTATTTGGAAAAAACAAGTTTTTTAAAGTTGATAACGAAGGGAAACTTGAATTTAGTGGAAAGTACGGTACTGATTTAATGGAGGAGATCTATAAATATGCTTTTGTAGCTTCCTCTATTGCTGCTGAACATGATCATGATGTAATACACGCACATGACTGGCTTTGTTATCCTGCAGGAATAGCTGCAAAAGAAATGTCTGGGAAACCATTGGTGATACACGTTCATGCTACTGATTTTGATAGAAGCGGAGGAAATGTAAATCCGAAGGTTTATGAGATTGAAAAAATGGGAATGGATGCTGCCGATAAAATTATTGCAGTGAGTAATTTAACCCGTAATATCGTTATCGAAAAATACGGACAGAATCCCGATAAGGTGGTTACTGTTTACAATGCGGTTGAACCTGTTTCTATGGAAGAAAAGGCGAAAATTAAAAAAGGAGTTAAAGAAAAAGTTGTAACTTTTTTAGGCCGGATAACAATGCAAAAAGGTCCGGAATATTTCGTCGAAGCTGCTCATCAGGTTTTGAAAAGAACAAATAATGTGCGATTTGTAATGGCCGGTAGTGGAGATTTGCTGGAACAAATGGTGGATAGAGCGGCTCAATTGGGTATCAGTGATAAGTTTCATTTTACAGGTTTTTTAAAGGGAGATGATGTTTTTAATATGTTCCTTTTAAGCGATGTATATGTGATGCCATCGGTATCGGAACCATTTGGAATCTCGCCTTTGGAGGCAATGCAATCAAATGTTCCTGTTATTATATCAAAGCAGTCAGGAGTATCGGAAATTCTGACTCACGCTGTAAAAGTTGATTATTGGGATATTGATGCAATGGCTGATGCCATTTACGGAATTATTAAGTATGATTCTCTTTCGGAAGTTTTTAAGGAAGAGGGGAAAGAGGAAGTGGATAATTTGAAATGGGCCAAAGCGGCAATTAATGTTCATGATGTCTACAACTCAGCAATTCAATTATTCGAACAACAAATTAAAAATTAACATTATGAAGGCACTTTGTTTATATTTTCAGATTCACAAACCATTACGTTTAAGAAGATACAGATTTTTCGATATCGGTAACGATCACTACTATTACGATGATTATACCAATGAGTCGATCATGAGACAAATTGTGGATGAATCTTATTTGCCGGCAAATAAGATTATTCTGGAATTGTTGAAGAAGAATAAAGGGAAATTTAAAATATCATTCTCCATTACGGGAATTGCTTTGGATCAATTTGAACAATATGCTCCTGAGGTGATTGATAGTTTTAAAGAACTGGCAAAAACCGGTGATGTGGAGTTCTTAGCGGAAACTTATTCTCATTCTCTTGCCTCATTAATCAATCAAGATGAATTTGTTCAGCAAGTTACCAGCCACAGCGATAAAATAGAAGATCTTTTTGGAAGACGACCTACTGTATTTAGAAATACAGAAATGATTTATTCTGATGAAATTGGTGCAATGGTTGCCAAAATGGGCTATAAGGCAATTTTAACAGAAGGGGCAAAGCATATTTTAGGATGGAAGAGTCCAAATTATTTGTATTGTAATGCCATTAATCCGAAGCTGAAAATTTTAATGCGCAACTATAAATTGAGTGATGATATTTCATTTCGGTTTTCATCTAAAGGATGGAAAGAATGGCCACTTACAACTACAAAATTGGTTGGCTGGTTAAACGAAATGGATGATAAAGAGGATTTGGTGAATATATTCATGGATTACGATACATTCGGAGAACATCAGAAGAAAGAATCTGGGATTTTTGAGTTTCTGGCTCACCTTCCACAGGATGTTATTCTCAAATCGAAATATAAATTTTCTACTCCTTCGGAAGTTGCCGCAGAATTTCACCCAATTGCACAAGCACATGTGCCTAATGTTATTTCCTGGGCCGATGAAGAGCGCGATTTGTCAGCGTGGTTGGGAAATAAACTTCAAGATGAAGCTTTTCAAAAACTATACGCTTTGCGTGATGATGTTTTGGCTGTAAATGATGATCGAATTAATAAGGATTGGAAATATTTACAAGCCAGCGACCATTTTTATTACATGTGTACCAAGTTTACTTCAGATGGTGATGCACATTCTTCTTTTAATCCTTACAGTTCGCCTTACGATGCTTTTATTAATTACATGAACGTAGTAAGCGATTTTCAGATACGTTTAAAAGAACTCAAAGAAGGAGTGGCAGTTGATCCCAAAGAGTTGCAAAATCAGCTCATACAAAAGGATGAAATAATCGCTAAATATGAACAGCAATTGAGCGAATTGAATATTTAATTCATAAAAAAGAATGGTGTTGGGATGCTTTTTGGAGCTAATGAAATACTAAATTTGTTTTGTTATGCAATTAGTAAAGAGAATGTATTTTGTTGAATTTTAGAATAGTTAATGCTTTGGCCATTTTACAAAAAAAATGACCAATGTCTAATCAATAATAATATATTAGGTATGAATAATAGGGATATAACTCCAGATTTTGTATTTGAAGTTAGTTGGGAGGTTTGTAATAAGGTAGGAGGAATTCATACCGTTATTTCTACAAAGGCCTTGTCGTTGAAACCATTATTTAACGATCAAATCATTTATATAGGACCAGATTTCAAGATTGCTGAACACCGGGAAAAGGAATTTCAGGAAGATGAAAATTTGTTTCCGGAATGGAAAGAGAAGTTAATAGCAGAAGGTTTATTGGTTCGAATAGGACGATGGAAAATAGCTGGGAATCCCTTGGTGATTCTAATCGATTTTTCATGTTTAGAATCGCAAAAGGATCTTATTTATAGCAAACTTTGGGAAATTTATCGAGTAGAATCTTTGTACGGACATGATGATTATAGGGATGCTGCATTATTTGGATATGCAAGTGGTAGAGTCATTGAAAGTTTTGTAGAATACAAGGATTTACCTAAGAATAAAATTGTTGCTCAATTTCATGAATGGATGTCGGGTGCAGGTCTTTTGTATTTAAAATACAAGGCTCCTGATATTGCTACAATTTTCACAACTCATGCGAGTATGCTTGGACGTGTATTAGCCAGTAACTATGAGAATTTGTACGATAATCTGCTTAATTTTAATCCAATTGAAAAACCAAGACAGTATAATGTTACGGCCAAATGTTCAATGGAAAAATGTGTGGCTCTGGCGGCTGATTGTACTTCAACAGTTAGTGATATTACCGCACGCGAATGTAAGCAGTTTCATGGACGGGCAATAGATGTCGTGATGCCAAATGGTTTCGAAGATGAATTTGTTCCCGAATTGGCAGAACTTGAAATTACAAGGCAGGAATCCAAAAAAAGTTTTAAGAAAGTTGCTGAGTCACTTCTGGGTTATGAAATTCAGGCAGATACCTTATTTCTTGGAACAGGAGGACGGTACGAGTACAAAAACAAGGGGATTGATGTATTTCTGGAAGCTTTGGCGAAGCTGAATGAAAATAAATATTTGGATCGCGACATTGTCGTTTTCTTTTTAATTCCTGGAGATCAGCGAGGTGCCAGAAAGGATTTGCAAGAGAATCTGGCTAAATATCCCGATAGAAATCCTTTAGTTTCACCTTTTTCAACCCATTATTTGGGGAATGTAGACCATGATGAGATCTTGAATAAGATTAAGTCTTTAGGTTTTACAAATAGTCTGACCGAGCGAATTAAGGTTATTTTTGTGCCTACCTATCTGGATGGTATGGATGGTATATTTAATAAGTCCTATTATGAACTTTTAATGGGATTGGATTTATCGGTTTTTCCATCGTACTATGAACCTTGGGGATATACTCCAATGGAAAGTGTTGCCTTTAGTGTTCCTACAATCACAACTTCTTTAGCCGGATTTGGTCAATGGGTTCGAATGATTGGAGAAGCGGGTAAAGGTGGTGTTGCAGTAGTTGAACGAAATGATTCAAATAGAAAAGAAGTCGTTGAAAATATATCCTCTCAAATATTTAATTTCTCAACAAAATCAGTAGATGATATTCTAAGGTGTAGGGAAAATGCGAGTAGCATTGCCAAAAGAACATTGTGGAAAAATTTTATAGAGAATTATTACCGTGCATACGAAATAGCAATCAAAAATAATATGGAAAAGGAAAATGACGCATCTGTACATGTTGAGGTGGAAAATCATTTGAATGTACAGAGAAGCAATAATATTAATTGGAGGAAATTAATTATTGAAACTAATCTTCCAAAGGAATTACTTGGCCTTGAGAAATTATCAAAAAATTTATGGTGGTGTTGGAACTATAAAGCAATCGATCTTTATCAATCTATAGATCCAAAGTTATGGCATACCTGCAATAAGAATCCAATTTTATTGCTTAAGCAAGTGTCGAGTTCTCGATTGAAGGAATTGGCGGAAGATGCAACTTTCATGAAGAATTATTCTGACGTTTTTAAGCAGTTTAATGATTATATGGCAGTGAAACCAACTGAAGGGCAAGCTAAAATTGCCTATTTCAGTATGGAGTATGGTTTAAATAATAACTTAAAGATTTATTCCGGAGGATTAGGAATTTTAGCAGGTGATTATTTAAAGGAGGCCAGTGATTCTAATGTTGATATGGTTGCGATTGGCTTTATGTATCGTTTTGGATACTTTAATCAGCATCTCTCCATAAATGGGGAACAGTTGGTTGAGTTGAGTGAGCAAAAATTCTCTCAATTGCCAATCAGTAGGGTAAGAGATCGTTCAGGTATGGAGAAAAATATTTCTTTTTCTTTAGAAGGAAGAACTGTTGTTGCTAAAATTTGGCAAGTTAAAGTGGGTCGAATTTCCTTATATCTGTTGGATACCGAAACATCTATGAATGAAGAGCAGGATCGATCATTAACTCACCAGTTGTATGGTGGCGATTGGGATCACCGTATAAAGCAAGAAATACTTCTGGGATTAGGAGGGATTAAAACACTTGAGGCACTTAATATTCAACCAGACTTGTATCATTGCAACGAAGGACATGCTGCTTTAATAAATGTGGAGCGTTTGATTAATCTAATTTCAGAAGGTTATAAGTACGAAGTAGCTTTGGAAATTGTAAGAGCTTCATCACTGTTTACGACACATACGCCTGTTCCTGCTGGGCATGATACTTTTTCTCCTGATATGATTAGACATTATCTGTCATATGTTCCAGGAAAATTGAGCTTAGGTTGGGATCAATTTCTTGCTCTGGGTAGAGTGAATCCTTTGGATTATAACGAGAAATTTTCAATGAGTAATTTGGCCGCCAACACGTCGGTTGCCATGAATGGAGTAAGTATGCTGCATGGAAAAATTTCTCAGGAAATGTTCAATAATCTTTACTCGGGATATTTCCCTGAGGAATTACATATTGGTTATGTGACTAATGGTGTTCATTACCCTAGCTGGACTGCAAAAGAATGGATGACTTTGCACGAAGAAGAATTTGATAAAGAATTTAAAAATGATTTATCGAACAAAGAATATTGGAAAAAAATATACGATGTTCCAGATGAGAAAATCTGGGCGATTAAAAATGTATTGCGTAAAAAACTAATTGATTTTGCGAAGGATCGTTTCCAAAAAAACTGGGTTAAACGATACGAAGATCCTCGTTCGTTAGTAGAAACGATGGATTCAATAGATGAGAATGCTT contains:
- a CDS encoding ATP-binding protein; the encoded protein is MKGRKTVFENEKLTFQEIEKSTSAALVCDGTQIHNANKAAVKLLESESVDQLVNANFLDLSSPIQANGKISEELFTCRQKDACEKGIVNFEWIVKTAKGRLRPIGITLIPLEFSGDKMFCIYMNDSALVNDIEAKEAQEYPFDRFIFNIQDIAVVGYDKNRKITYWNKTSEKNYGYTKEEAVGKYLEDLIIPDQTKADFISAVVNFYESNISIPSAEIILKSKAGLPVYAFASYAMLKNREGENEVYCINFDISGRKRAEKLQNVLQTITHAVNSSKNLEKLIQLVKREIGSVIDATHFYISLYNSESETIEVPYVRTSKVKFEFVPFGITLSSYVLKTQRPLLAKSRRLLQLLKSGEIKMLEPGLKVWLGIPLKVKQKLIGVLAIQSFTDENAYSKDDLKFLKVISHEVSVAIERIKMDNEIKAALEKAKESDRLKSAFLANMSHEIRTPMNGILGFLELLKKPNITKENIQRYTQIMDQSGQRLLETINDILDISRIEAGQVKSDLKEMNVNKILDELFAFFEEQTSSKNVNLKLHKGIPGSDFIIISDQVKIESILTNLIKNAIKFTDSGKIEMGYRIENCELVFFVIDTGVGIEEESLSLIFNRFEQIAGNIKKVQQGSGLGLAISKSYVDMLKGKMWVNSKVKHGSEFYFTIPLQLPKNRMTNGADYSEKGYVQPNVLVVENDPEITLSLQEILDGFAKTVIHVKTGLEAVAKCQYCQAIDVVLISADLPCVDGYQTAGLIREFNTSIIVLAMIDDAKEGEQDKALNSGCDGFITKPIKSVEVLESIGVFFKNKTTE
- a CDS encoding sodium:solute symporter family protein; translation: MNHLQVISILLLLLYFSGIMFIVLRSKASKNTEDYFLAGRQLPFWALAVTFIASWWGGGSAIDLVDHGFNQGVSSFWIYGMPVLFSTFLMYLFSKAIRKIGTITQPQLMELRYNKSVALLLSILILVFMILGVATQAVVIGKFFQAFFDIDYKIAALAGTSIVLLYSFFGGFKGVVVTDIIQFVFLLIAAIVLFIFTYNHSGGFERVYEIAIASDKPEFFSFFHNLSNNFVFIITFGCSWMIQANIWQRISATKTPADAKKMMALAFVVFIPLYLIVTLTGVLSLGLFDSVPEGGIVPAIIIQYMPVGLAAFMFLGLCSAIMSTMDSMINTGALVLSVDIFKNRFRPLAKPEQMVWAGKISTVIIAFLGLLLALEIRSILKITWIGSDFLATGAFVPLILAFIWKRGNSKAATASILFGLLFSTYNLLIALGVKLPTAWEIASVQQAGIGMVASLLIFVFVSLITKPETEKAKAFIEKAGMIK
- a CDS encoding glycogen debranching enzyme N-terminal domain-containing protein → MDYLKFDKAQLVNTEYSLKKEYIRTNRAGSFASSTIINCNTRKYHGLLICPIDNFGGENHVLLSSLDETIVQHDSPFHLGIHKFPGEYSPKGNKYVREYLMDPTPTIIYRVGGVVLRKELLLVEKEQRVLVRYTLLEANSSTTLRLQPFLAFRNIHSLTKANLDANTRSEDISNGIKIRLYQDFPYLYMQSSVESEFVHVPDWYYDIEYKEEKKRGYDYHEDLFVPGYFEMNIKKGESIVFSAGTKEISPKTLAKQFDSELKKRVRQDSFENCLENSAVQFFSKNSHGTRIINGFPWFSTSERNTYLSLPGLTLARGDQKTFLDAFDTVFKRVCNRFSKDPAVNEGRFSVDVPLWSFWTLQKYIEAGADRKEIWKKYSKKIKEIFQSYKHGSNLAIKMHDNGLLWIMEQGVTWMNVKHRGVSLNRRMGYVVEINALWYNAICFALEMAGEAKDTKFVAEWAGVKENLKESFIDAFWDESKSYLADYVDDTHKSWAVRPNQLFAVSLPYSCLSDNQKKAVLDVLENELLTPRGLRTLSPKNHEYEGVIEGNEESRSKAFHYGSVYPWLIGHFAEAYLKLHKLSGETKIKRWLAVFEDSLLEHGLGTVSEIYSGNPPHKPNEATSYGLSVAEIIRVTKMFNKSSLK